Proteins encoded within one genomic window of Chlorobaculum sp. MV4-Y:
- the rplP gene encoding 50S ribosomal protein L16 codes for MLMPKRVQYRKTQRGRMKGNAQRGTAVTFGSFGLKAMEPAWITSRQIEAARIAMNRYMKRDGKIWIRIFPDKPVSKKPAETRMGSGKGSPEFWVAVVRPGRVMFEADGVPREVAVEAFRLAAKKLPIKTKFIVRPDYEG; via the coding sequence ATGTTAATGCCAAAGAGGGTTCAATACAGAAAGACGCAGCGTGGCCGCATGAAGGGCAACGCCCAGCGTGGAACAGCGGTGACGTTTGGCTCCTTCGGCCTGAAGGCTATGGAGCCGGCATGGATCACCAGCCGCCAGATCGAAGCCGCTCGCATCGCTATGAACCGTTATATGAAGAGGGACGGAAAAATCTGGATCAGGATTTTCCCTGACAAGCCGGTTTCCAAGAAGCCTGCGGAAACCCGCATGGGTTCCGGTAAAGGTTCACCGGAGTTCTGGGTTGCCGTCGTCAGGCCGGGCCGCGTGATGTTCGAGGCTGATGGTGTGCCGCGCGAAGTCGCTGTCGAAGCGTTCAGGCTTGCTGCAAAGAAGCTGCCGATCAAAACCAAGTTCATCGTCAGGCCAGATTACGAAGGATAA